The DNA region gaaaaaaaacaaacaaacaaacaattggtTAGAACAagaatgaattaattatttatcattttttttgattaaatttaaagaattttcgAGAAacagtgtgtgtatgtatgtttggTTCTTTCAAGctagaattcatttttttatagcGAAAAATTTTAGAgcaaaatttgaaaacaaaaccaaaaaaaaacaacttacAATACttgtttgatcaataattatatcacgataatcattataaccTTCCAATGATaacatttcaaataatgTTAATAATGCTTTCGAGATGGAatcgaaattaaaatttcttgGATTTGACCTGAATGTGTTTTTCATGTGTtcatattgtgtgtgtgtgggtatatatgatataagtgatgcacacacacattagtataaagtggaaaaaaagtagagagaaaaaaaaacacaaacgaACACAAATTGGCCATTAtagatgaaagaaaaaaaaattttttttttttttggtagcAAACAACCACTTTTCCtcctactactactattactaTTGCTACTGTTATTTTataacgatgataataagaTTTTCATCACTCAAATCCATTAATgtttagatgatgatttgaaactaaaatttctctttctcgtgttttattttttttttattttcgtctTATTAAttgtgacaacaacaataaaatacacacacacacacactaatcacattcatttggtccattatcatcaatggaatTTAGAATTTGGTGAATTCTGagaatttctatttttttttttggtctgtAATTCTATCTACAATTGCTGTTTTTCTTAAttcttgaaatttaaaaattaagaaataaagaaaaaaaaagagaaaaacttACCAAACTCTAGGCACCAGAATTGAAggcattttttcattttgattagcCAATTTCATTCTAGTCACGTGTACTTGTCGCATGAAAACACCGATACATTCTTCCTGtgtgatatatatataaaaatataaaaagcaaaatttttttgttttgttttgttttgtttaaataaaaattcaataatcatcaataatcaaatgataaatgaaacTTACTCTTGTTTTAATACATGGATCATTACAACGTGCCAATAGGCCACCAAACATATGTACACCGACCGATGCAAATACAAATAGAAGAACAATCAATAAAACGGATACCAATGCAATCTCTTTAACGCCTCTACATAATTCATATACAACTTTACGCATATGTGGTACTAATGAAAATATACGTAATGGCCGTATACAACGCATTACATATAATGTTTGTTGCCATGATTGTGGTGGTACTTTTTCTGGtaataaacataaaaataGGACGGATATTCCGAATATAAGAAAATCCATAACACCAGCTACATTGGCTAGATAGGCATTCGGTGTAAATAACAATCCACATGCTAATGTTTTCAATAGTAATTCAATGGCCATCGCAAATACAAATGTATATTCagcaataatcaatatcgatGTGTTGGTTATACGATGTTCACCGGTTTCACACATCATCGATGCACAGGATACTGTTGTTACGATAATCATAATCCAATCACAATATGGTACTAAACCTAATAATTCATGTGCACCTTTATAACGCATTTTACGTTCCTTCCCAGTTATTGGATCACGAACATGTGGATCATATTTTGCACTAACAATACTTTGACAAATCATACGAAATCTTGATTCACGTccaacaatcaataatggtGTATCAAAATATGGATGATTTTCTCGAAGATCACTTTCACGTTGTGTACGACGCATTTCagcttgtttttgtttacgTTGTAacattttaaaatcaaaatcttgTCCACGCACTAATGGACCATTTCCAGCACCGGAATGTGATTCTTCTGTACCGACTTCTTCTTTAAGATTACCACGTACTGATCGTCTCATACCACGGCTACCAACACCATGTGAAACACCATGTCTGgtaaaaccaccaccaccaccactaccggCAGTAGTAGCCGATGTtgtaccaccaccaacagtACCGCCTgttccaccaccactaccagcTACACCAGACACTACAGGAATACCGGCCACCGATGTATCATTGAGCAATAGTCgttgattatttgaatcgGATACAATACAAGCAACCTGTACACGACGTAATAATGGACTTGAATGTCTTCCTTTCGATACTGGACTTAATAATTTTATCGACGATTGTTTACGTGTACTGAAAAATAGGCCACCAATACTTGTACCACCGGATGAACATAATGAAGGCAACATTGGTTTGTTGCTGGCAGTTAAATTACCGGCAGCTGTCATTATCAATGGACGATTTGTACCGCCggctgtcatcatcatcgatgatgatggtaatgttgTAAAATTACTATTGGATAAATTTTGTGCAAATGTTCCAGCGCCACCACCACTGgtagcagcaacaacagcagcagcggcAGCCGGTAAACCGGTTCCggttattgttgatgttacAGTAGCTGTAACAGTACCACCCGATGGTACAGCTGTAGTCGATACAACTGTTGATGTTGTATTAGTGGAATCAATAAATGCACGCATAAATGAATCACGAACTTTTGGTATATTAAATTCATTGGCTTGTTTATGTAATCGTGTCATTTGTGGTGAATCTggaaatgattcaaataacCGTAATCGTAATGGTAGCTCTTCATTATACCCTGCTGATTGTTCACGTGCTTTTAATTGTTTCACTTTTTTAATATCTTCATCTAATTCAAGATTATCAAGAATAACGGCAACAAAAAGTGATAACACAATctataatgaaaacaaaacattcattaattaattaattaattgtaaAATGACCATTGgtcagaaaagaaaaaaaattaacattccgcacacacacacacacacaaacacataccaATGATACGAATAGAtgataaagaataaaataaattgcaACTAATGGACCAATTTTAGCACCAGAGCGTAATatcgtttcattcattacttCGGTCCAACCTTCTTGTGTAAGAATCTGGAACATTGACATGAATGCCTTTTTTGTGTGGTTtgtttgtggaaaaaaaacgaagaagaagaaaaatgacaaaaaataatttgtccAGGGATTAGTTTATcggtttgtttatttattggttttttttctcatgttgaacatgtttttgttgttgaataaaaaaaaaccaatcaaaataaattacaCAAAACAAGGGATTTATACCCATGTATATACATACCTCaggaaatgattgaaatttattataaccaggaaaacaacaaaataattgcattgatattgatgatgtaacAATTAGAAGGCACATAGTGAATATAATTAATGAACCTAATTTTTTACCGGGTCCAAATattttataaacaaaatcTTCCAATACTGGTGATGCTTTTATTAGCCTTACAATACGTAATACTTGAAAATATACTAATGGCGATGTCATATATAATGGTGGCAATACATGTATCGATGATCCAATCGATAATAGTAATTCTAATTTATGTAATGATCGCCGTATATATGTACGTAGACCATAACACCAAAtctgaatggaaaaaaaaattagtcaaggattgttgttgttgttgcacaTACCTTTGACAAGACTTCAATATCGAAAAATATTGTAAAAAATACTTCCGATGGATAAATAGtacgataataatcatcacgtGATTTACCcgaatgatcaaattgaatacTTGCATTTATGATTGCATTGacaacaatcataatcatgacaAATATCTGAAATGATGCTGTACCCAATATATGTCTGATCATATGTGGTGCACGTGTTCTTGCATCCGAATCGGTCAATTGTACTAATTTccatttatcatcaccaatcaaTACTAGCTGTATTGTTTGTGTTACAATTTGGGCACGTTCACCCCacatttgttgaaattgtaCACGTATCTCATTAAAAGTTTCAGTGATGACAGCAATGAACACATTTTTAACTAGCCATGctagaaaaaatattaatgtaACGAAATAGATGGCTGAACGGAAAAAGTCGAGTGAGTCCATCGCTTGGTACATCACATGCGACCATCCTTCTTGTGAGGCACTCTGGTAAACGGTGAACAATGCATGTGCCAGATTATCGAATCCAGCATAACCACTTGAATTATGTATCTCAACGCATACCATTTCCGGTGGACATTGATGACCATGTGAATCTTCTGGTGAACAATATGTATCCGGTATAGCTAACATATGTATGGATGGCTGAAATAGTTCCGTATAATTATCGATTaaaacacaatgatgattgagcgatgaaaaaaattgtacacCAAGTAAGCCGAATAATGACATAAAGAATATGAAGAATAATGTTACATTATAAATTTGTTGTGATGAACGTAGAAATATCTGCGTAATACGGGCACGTGGCATTgagaatgataaaaatacaCGCACCACACGTACCATTATTAATGGCCGTGGTGCACgtatcattgataatggtgaaaattCTTCTACATAACctatattatgatgaaaatgaattgtgaagaaaaaaaattaattaaaattccAAGAAAAcgacaaataaaaacaacataccggttatttcaaaaatatgTAATATCAACGAACAAATAAGACAGATTAACATTGTAACATCGAATTGTGACCAACGATCATGAAAATATGTTCGTGAACCACGTATACGAacttttgaaatgaattcaattgaaaaagcAAATGTAACAAGTATGTCAATCACAAATGTGATATATAATAACGAGGGCATCTGGCTAAATGTATAGGGCGTATTCATAGAAACGGAAACCAATGATAATAAGGCGCAAAATCTCATAAAACGTCGTACTAATTGTGATTCCCACCAAAGTGTACGGGCACGGATACATTCTTCTAATTCGCCGGCCATACCAAGACCACCGATAATACCGCCAACACCTGGTGATGGTCCATCTGCTGCTaattgaccaccaccaccaccaccaataccaGTAATTGTATTACCTTGACCACTTGAACCACCAATACCACTTTGGCCACCAACATTAACACCAAGATTTCCAATCATAACCGGTGGACCCGTACCCATTATATTGGCCGCAGTTGCTGCCAAACCGGATGTTACCGTATGGCGTAATGATTGTTTACGGcctaacatttttttattattatcgtcgtcgtcgtcgtcgtcgttgtatttgttgttattatatttgttttttgtaaaaatttatcaattttttgattcgtttttgttgctgttgataatattgacatttttgttattatttaattaataaaatttttttttttcaataaataaaatttggacgatttcattgattgataatgattaataataataataaaaaattttctggcaattttttttttcgttctgttcaaaattattatcatttgttgttgttgttgttgttgtggctgtTAAcgtttattatgatgatttgtggtcgtttattatgatgatgatgatgatgatgatgatgaatattgtgTTGTTTACATTTGGCacttaataataaaaataaaaataacaagcgataatggtggtggtggtggtagttaTATTGATGTATTTTGTATtatcatgaaaatttttttttttttataattctATATGGTGGATAAtgatggcaataataataatgatgatgatgatggtgacggtgacggtgatgatggtgatggtgatgatgatgatggataaatgaataagaatttattattcttacAGAATAATATTCACTACTATTATGTTgtaattgttttgaattaattttattcgcCGTTATTATCGTATTCGTTATTAtcgttgataataatggtgatttaAACAtaattttgtcttttttttctccttcttcttcttgttgtggttgttgtttcggttgttgtggttgttgcatttgatttttttttcttcacaatttttttacagataaatttttctttttttcactgatcatttatatgatcatgatcatgatgatgatgatgattggtgaaCAAAATCTGGAAGATAAATATCtggagaaacaaaaaaaattttcattagaaATTGCTCATTACAcataaacaatgaaaatcgaatgattcacACACAACAggctatttttttgttgtataaaTGAGCTGGATGTTTGTAAATTGTGTACGTTATTTGTGTACGAggattaaaacaaaaaaaaaccagcaaATAAATGTGTGCTATATGTTTGAATGGGTGTGTTTTGTAATTAAtaaaagtgatgatgatgatgatcactgtgcatggatggatggatggatcgGTGGTTGAATGGATCTggtattaattttttttttgttttgttttgttttgttgtgacaattttttcaaacaacaaacgcTGATGGATGACGACAACATTGAcaacagcgaaaaaaaaaaatatcctaTGGCTATGGAGGATTTAATATATATTGGAATTTATAGTCGTCATAGCCATCGttgtagtcgtcgtcgtggtttgttgttgcctggatcaataattttaatttcaagtTTCCGGTTCAATAAGGAAACAAacgagaaaaataaattccgattacacacacacacacacacacagagagagagagagagacatggtaacaacaaacacaaatacaTTTATAATTGATATATATTCTGGCCACTCTGTCTGAGTTATATGTAATAtataccacacacacacacagtgattcatgtgaaaaaaaaacaacatttaaccaaaaatagaaaaaaaaattctttcatttttttttcttatacatggaaaaaattctggttATTACTTACTTACTTTACTTGATATGagccaaacacacacacacacacacacacacagagatcCATACGCACACACCAATCTAATTGCATCgtcaaaattttgattggcAACCCTTGGCAACTAATTACTTGCACaccatatataatatatgtgtgtgtgtgtgtgtttgtgtgtatctTGACAATAAactcgaaacaaaaaaaaaatgttgtggATAAATTAagcgaatgaaaatgaaaatgaaacattttcgtgaatcatttttttttttgccctgTAACATCCTGAACAaaggaagaagaaaaaaattatgattcgCATGATATGGAAcagcaacacacacacacacacttgtatGAGATAATAGATGAAAAAGATTGAAGATAATGGTTGAATGGCaacattgtttgttgttgttgttgttgtttttttctgttgaccAATCACATATCAATctaatgatgaaagaataaaagagaaatgatgaaagaatctcagaatcagaaaaatggaaaaaaaattatcattattaaatggAAACGAagcaaaatggaaaaaaaaagtaaaaccaagagagaaatggaaaattcagAGACAAAAGACAAAAGACAATGAcgaaatgaagaaaagaaaaaaaaggaagtcaacaatttgatgatgataatgataatgatgatgtagaaaaaattgaatgccAAGTGATgcaaaataatttcatttttttctgttgttgttgttgttgttgtttttgtttttgttgttgaattttggCCCAAAACACGCCCATTCTGGATattttgaaaccaaaaataaaaaccataATTTCAACATAAATCAAATGCAGTGAAACtagagaaaaattgatgcaacaacaacaacaacaacaacaatttcattccattaaCTGGAATCAAATATATTACATATACGACTgctccatattttttttttgttcctgtCCAAATCAATTCTTTACCCGTTTGCTGTTGGTTGTTTGATTTccttgatttttattcaaaaaaaaaaaaaaaaaaaaaaacaaagagagaaaaaaaatcatttggttTGTGTTttaaaaacaggaaaaaaatgaaaaactttcgataatgatgatgatggctataatcataataaaacatcgttaatgataataataatgataatgatcatcatcatcatcatcatcatgaagttgatgatggaacGATTGTTACGAAAcgttttttgctgttgttgctgttgttgttgttgttgttgtttttgttgtcgttaaaCCAGAAACCAGAAATTATgatattgaaataataaagattctcatcatcatcatcattataatgtcGACATTGTCGTTTTAATTACCctgaatgttgatgatgatgatgatgatgataatcatagtGACGGTTAATGATAACGATATATGAAGTATTAGGGAAGGataagcattttttttcatcatggaataccgtttttttttcattttcatggatgatgaaactttgaaacttttcaacaacaacaacaacaacaacgacaacgacaacaacaacaacggaaaaaattctttcgatttaattaattaaaacgaaacgaaacgaaaaataaaataaaatcattgaatgtgatgatgtACACGGAGATAAAAATCTataggaagaaaaaaaatgctaaaaAGTCAATTGGTATCGTgtgtaaaacaaaacaataatctTGACAAACgaatataatgatcatgatgatgatgatgctacagaatgagaattttttttttttttagttccaATGGTATTGAATAAGAggaatttaataataataaaaaagaaagaatacAACCGGAAACAAGAAACAAATTCTATATATTAAGAATAATGTTTATGACCAAAGAATTGTAATATAAATAGTATATATGcacatgatgaaaaatgacgACCGGAACTATAATTCGTTCAAGtgcgtgcgtgtgtgtgtgttgttaaTGTGCATGTTGcagattgaaaatttttgttgttgttgttgttgttgtcttgaaaacaaaatgcacgagacaacaaaaaaaaagacacaaATGATCACCAATcaaacatgaaaataatatttttgtgtgtttgcgtccgtcaaaaaataaaataaaaaaaaactttaccgaataatgaacgaatgaatgaaataacaGAATAAATATAGAACAAACAAGCAatgcaaaacaaacaaaataaacttgatgatgatgatatggtgATGAATCTTAAATGtcaaagttttgttttttttttcatttcatttcactttGTATGAAAACAtgaagcttttttttctctgcattaaaaacttttaaatttcatcatcatcatcatcatgttggaAATTAATATGTATATATCACAGAGCCAtttggatgatttttttttgttcatacgccgatcatcattcagtcatccgattcatttgttcatccaaaaaaaaaaaaaaaaaatttcagcataataaattaaattgatccaagaaaaaaaaattgatagattgattcggaattttttttcgacggttttttttcgctttgtTGTCAAACAACTGGCAACAGCTACAAAGATTCATTTCGAGCTtgattctgtgtgtgtgtgtgtgtgtgaattatgaaaaaaaaaaatttttcctgttcaatcaatctattcaaactgtaataataataaaattatgataaaaaaaagccggagaaaattctttcaaaagTTTCTTGTTGccgttgccgttgttgttttattgtgATAAcacaaaacttttttttcattttttttttgcaatttatTCGATGCGCGCCTGATGTTTGACGATACaaatacaatttttgttgttgtcgttgttgttgttgtttgattaattttttttttaatatcattgtaacagatagaaaaaaaagaatattctgctTTGCTTGATCATTGTCAgtatgtttgtttcattttactATAGAATAGATCATTCTGAATATGGATGGAATATCGAAGagacgaagaagaaaaaaaaaatatcgataaaCAGCAACACAGCCCgtcatttatatatgtgtgtgtgtgttttgtaaaaagctaaattgaatataacagacacatacacactGTGCAAAActgaacatcaacaacaacaacaacaacaacaaaaaatacaattaaTAACATCCGCAAAAGATGGCttgacatacacacatgcacaaacTTGGCATCAGATTACCAGgctgatcaaaatgaaaaagatagatagagagagagagtgactatatatattgaacgatcaaaataaagagagagagagagcgagagagaaaaaaaatgaaagaaacaaacaagaaaagaaagaaagtttccaataataaaacaaaaaatgaatcgatcaacaaacaaacagccaaagttttatataataaaaatatattgatgggacaagtcaaaaaaaaaaaaaatttttttgttggcacCAATGCGCCATCATCACAAAgtcaaatcgatgatgattaaatgataaaattctttatcggatttttttttcgttttttttggagaacggggcaaatcaatcgatctgattgaattaaattgattgattttcatttcaatgtttgtgtgtgtgtgtgtgtgtgtttttcttttcgttaaatctgattgtgaatgaatgatttggccattttttttttttttgatgatcttattataatttaatttgaaaaacatgaaaatcctgcaaaacaagaaaaagaaaatcgactacaagaagaaaaaaaaatgtccaaaaaaaaactgatgatgatggcc from Dermatophagoides farinae isolate YC_2012a chromosome 5, ASM2471394v1, whole genome shotgun sequence includes:
- the na gene encoding sodium leak channel non-selective protein na isoform X2 encodes the protein MLGRKQSLRHTVTSGLAATAANIMGTGPPVMIGNLGVNVGGQSGIGGSSGQGNTITGIGGGGGGQLAADGPSPGVGGIIGGLGMAGELEECIRARTLWWESQLVRRFMRFCALLSLVSVSMNTPYTFSQMPSLLYITFVIDILVTFAFSIEFISKVRIRGSRTYFHDRWSQFDVTMLICLICSLILHIFEITGYVEEFSPLSMIRAPRPLIMVRVVRVFLSFSMPRARITQIFLRSSQQIYNVTLFFIFFMSLFGLLGVQFFSSLNHHCVLIDNYTELFQPSIHMLAIPDTYCSPEDSHGHQCPPEMVCVEIHNSSGYAGFDNLAHALFTVYQSASQEGWSHVMYQAMDSLDFFRSAIYFVTLIFFLAWLVKNVFIAVITETFNEIRVQFQQMWGERAQIVTQTIQLVLIGDDKWKLVQLTDSDARTRAPHMIRHILGTASFQIFVMIMIVVNAIINASIQFDHSGKSRDDYYRTIYPSEVFFTIFFDIEVLSKIWCYGLRTYIRRSLHKLELLLSIGSSIHVLPPLYMTSPLVYFQVLRIVRLIKASPVLEDFVYKIFGPGKKLGSLIIFTMCLLIVTSSISMQLFCCFPGYNKFQSFPEAFMSMFQILTQEGWTEVMNETILRSGAKIGPLVAIYFILYHLFVSLIVLSLFVAVILDNLELDEDIKKVKQLKAREQSAGYNEELPLRLRLFESFPDSPQMTRLHKQANEFNIPKVRDSFMRAFIDSTNTTSTVVSTTAVPSGGTVTATVTSTITGTGLPAAAAAVVAATSGGGAGTFAQNLSNSNFTTLPSSSMMMTAGGTNRPLIMTAAGNLTASNKPMLPSLCSSGGTSIGGLFFSTRKQSSIKLLSPVSKGRHSSPLLRRVQVACIVSDSNNQRLLLNDTSVAGIPVVSGVAGSGGGTGGTVGGGTTSATTAGSGGGGGFTRHGVSHGVGSRGMRRSVRGNLKEEVGTEESHSGAGNGPLVRGQDFDFKMLQRKQKQAEMRRTQRESDLRENHPYFDTPLLIVGRESRFRMICQSIVSAKYDPHVRDPITGKERKMRYKGAHELLGLVPYCDWIMIIVTTVSCASMMCETGEHRITNTSILIIAEYTFVFAMAIELLLKTLACGLLFTPNAYLANVAGVMDFLIFGISVLFLCLLPEKVPPQSWQQTLYVMRCIRPLRIFSLVPHMRKVVYELCRGVKEIALVSVLLIVLLFVFASVGVHMFGGLLARCNDPCIKTREECIGVFMRQVHVTRMKLANQNEKMPSILVPRVWSNPRNFNFDSISKALLTLFEMLSLEGYNDYRDIIIDQTSILHAIYIHVFVFLGCMIGLTLFVGVVIANYGENKGTALLTVDQRRWCDLKKRLKIAQPLHLPPRPDHHRARAIIYDITQHIIFKRTIAILVLINSALLCVSWDSNMEHTKPLANVSAALTCVFVFEVFMKMIAFTPRGYWQSRRNRYDLFVTVLGVLWLILHFTFSNKASNAFGFIVVILRFFTITGKHATLKMLMLTVAVSVYKSFFIIMGLFLLILCYALTGVILFGSVKFGENISRHANFRTAITGVITLFRIVTGEDWNKIMHDAMLSPPFCTLNGDNFWTTDCGNYYASLAFFCSFYVCITYIVLNLLVAIIMENFSLFYSNEEDALLSYADIRNFQNTWNLVDIQQRGMIPVSRVKFVLRLLKGRLEVDPNKDRLLFKHMCHEMERLHNGEDVTFHDVLNMLSYRSVDIRKSLQLEELLAREELEFLIEEEVAKQTIRAWLDQCLRRIKKERQQQSLLHSLRATNEPSMGQSSFFGLSGAIADLNNDPYGLGGDQMQLKPLAEQLAHQQQQQQQQQQQDALAQDDEQIKRDDVAYQRLMIKSRYGDVKIPSFGPKFPMDNMMADSSNKSLWDTEEFGGTTTSGVGVGKRPHGSAHKATDVVATPHPPTTPHPPHQHKRVEFRHVEERSKQQQNPSSSPSTALITSPINKSLLTAHDSIGGGGGTDKDLESGHITSTASSTTTTTAATLASSRGKNIEKLRLPSSLDPSSDETKHHSGSSSSSLKSAIHQRSMKQAKIPTVAPPPSDGNHNRHHHDEQHGKDVTPKHQTTLSTAMPLQQQQQQQQQQQMPVRRFLSLHSYPPTSSSSSSSSTHNNDQLSLSSSSPSKTITKINQKDPHQKLIKQVNIVVPTAISTTTTTTSTITMTTNKQQSLVVGHQLQSLNEEDLSASGGGGFDRGDDVDDDDDDGTKRQKSTKTITTDLQQQQQQPVGAPSMTSTTNTVTMATSGGGVNGGSSYSSTIAAGKATKTEQLRMDSDSIESTSNTESSTSLNIQKSNQQQQQPISSSSSSAVITKTGIIRSGACILQQQSSLSSTIIPTTTTTTGPPQPQPPPPATTTTTTTTQTNNNKKINQVRAQILVNEVHDWWLLHLN
- the na gene encoding sodium leak channel non-selective protein na isoform X1, whose protein sequence is MLGRKQSLRHTVTSGLAATAANIMGTGPPVMIGNLGVNVGGQSGIGGSSGQGNTITGIGGGGGGQLAADGPSPGVGGIIGGLGMAGELEECIRARTLWWESQLVRRFMRFCALLSLVSVSMNTPYTFSQMPSLLYITFVIDILVTFAFSIEFISKVRIRGSRTYFHDRWSQFDVTMLICLICSLILHIFEITGYVEEFSPLSMIRAPRPLIMVRVVRVFLSFSMPRARITQIFLRSSQQIYNVTLFFIFFMSLFGLLGVQFFSSLNHHCVLIDNYTELFQPSIHMLAIPDTYCSPEDSHGHQCPPEMVCVEIHNSSGYAGFDNLAHALFTVYQSASQEGWSHVMYQAMDSLDFFRSAIYFVTLIFFLAWLVKNVFIAVITETFNEIRVQFQQMWGERAQIVTQTIQLVLIGDDKWKLVQLTDSDARTRAPHMIRHILGTASFQIFVMIMIVVNAIINASIQFDHSGKSRDDYYRTIYPSEVFFTIFFDIEVLSKIWCYGLRTYIRRSLHKLELLLSIGSSIHVLPPLYMTSPLVYFQVLRIVRLIKASPVLEDFVYKIFGPGKKLGSLIIFTMCLLIVTSSISMQLFCCFPGYNKFQSFPEAFMSMFQILTQEGWTEVMNETILRSGAKIGPLVAIYFILYHLFVSLIVLSLFVAVILDNLELDEDIKKVKQLKAREQSAGYNEELPLRLRLFESFPDSPQMTRLHKQANEFNIPKVRDSFMRAFIDSTNTTSTVVSTTAVPSGGTVTATVTSTITGTGLPAAAAAVVAATSGGGAGTFAQNLSNSNFTTLPSSSMMMTAGGTNRPLIMTAAGNLTASNKPMLPSLCSSGGTSIGGLFFSTRKQSSIKLLSPVSKGRHSSPLLRRVQVACIVSDSNNQRLLLNDTSVAGIPVVSGVAGSGGGTGGTVGGGTTSATTAGSGGGGGFTRHGVSHGVGSRGMRRSVRGNLKEEVGTEESHSGAGNGPLVRGQDFDFKMLQRKQKQAEMRRTQRESDLRENHPYFDTPLLIVGRESRFRMICQSIVSAKYDPHVRDPITGKERKMRYKGAHELLGLVPYCDWIMIIVTTVSCASMMCETGEHRITNTSILIIAEYTFVFAMAIELLLKTLACGLLFTPNAYLANVAGVMDFLIFGISVLFLCLLPEKVPPQSWQQTLYVMRCIRPLRIFSLVPHMRKVVYELCRGVKEIALVSVLLIVLLFVFASVGVHMFGGLLARCNDPCIKTREECIGVFMRQVHVTRMKLANQNEKMPSILVPRVWANPRRFNFDSLGNGILALFEVLSFKGWLDIRDVILARLTPLHAIYIHVFVFLGCMIGLTLFVGVVIANYGENKGTALLTVDQRRWCDLKKRLKIAQPLHLPPRPDHHRARAIIYDITQHIIFKRTIAILVLINSALLCVSWDSNMEHTKPLANVSAALTCVFVFEVFMKMIAFTPRGYWQSRRNRYDLFVTVLGVLWLILHFTFSNKASNAFGFIVVILRFFTITGKHATLKMLMLTVAVSVYKSFFIIMGLFLLILCYALTGVILFGSVKFGENISRHANFRTAITGVITLFRIVTGEDWNKIMHDAMLSPPFCTLNGDNFWTTDCGNYYASLAFFCSFYVCITYIVLNLLVAIIMENFSLFYSNEEDALLSYADIRNFQNTWNLVDIQQRGMIPVSRVKFVLRLLKGRLEVDPNKDRLLFKHMCHEMERLHNGEDVTFHDVLNMLSYRSVDIRKSLQLEELLAREELEFLIEEEVAKQTIRAWLDQCLRRIKKERQQQSLLHSLRATNEPSMGQSSFFGLSGAIADLNNDPYGLGGDQMQLKPLAEQLAHQQQQQQQQQQQDALAQDDEQIKRDDVAYQRLMIKSRYGDVKIPSFGPKFPMDNMMADSSNKSLWDTEEFGGTTTSGVGVGKRPHGSAHKATDVVATPHPPTTPHPPHQHKRVEFRHVEERSKQQQNPSSSPSTALITSPINKSLLTAHDSIGGGGGTDKDLESGHITSTASSTTTTTAATLASSRGKNIEKLRLPSSLDPSSDETKHHSGSSSSSLKSAIHQRSMKQAKIPTVAPPPSDGNHNRHHHDEQHGKDVTPKHQTTLSTAMPLQQQQQQQQQQQMPVRRFLSLHSYPPTSSSSSSSSTHNNDQLSLSSSSPSKTITKINQKDPHQKLIKQVNIVVPTAISTTTTTTSTITMTTNKQQSLVVGHQLQSLNEEDLSASGGGGFDRGDDVDDDDDDGTKRQKSTKTITTDLQQQQQQPVGAPSMTSTTNTVTMATSGGGVNGGSSYSSTIAAGKATKTEQLRMDSDSIESTSNTESSTSLNIQKSNQQQQQPISSSSSSAVITKTGIIRSGACILQQQSSLSSTIIPTTTTTTGPPQPQPPPPATTTTTTTTQTNNNKKINQVRAQILVNEVHDWWLLHLN